In one Parageobacillus genomosp. 1 genomic region, the following are encoded:
- a CDS encoding flagellar brake protein: MLKIGDMLTLEPLDGGEERYKGKVLEIGDHYIHIGYPVDEKTGKTVFLLNGMQFKASFVGQDDCLYLFETEVTGKVRQPVPMIVLAYPDADKLVRIQRRRYVRIKVNADVAIHPLHQEFAPFTTMTTDISAGGAAVVLPPQYHRQLLPGMVVETWLVLAMRSGEYHYLKVKAKIVRTFQSENGVYKASLQFLDVAPQDRVRLIRYSFERQLEAKKAENRVNKWGESVE, from the coding sequence ATGTTGAAAATAGGGGATATGTTAACGTTAGAGCCGTTGGATGGCGGGGAAGAAAGATATAAAGGCAAAGTATTGGAAATAGGGGATCACTATATTCATATAGGTTATCCAGTTGATGAAAAGACAGGGAAAACGGTATTTTTACTAAACGGAATGCAATTTAAGGCAAGCTTTGTCGGACAAGATGATTGCCTTTATTTATTTGAAACGGAAGTGACAGGAAAGGTGCGGCAACCGGTGCCGATGATCGTCCTCGCTTATCCGGATGCTGATAAGCTCGTGCGCATTCAGCGCCGCCGCTATGTGAGAATAAAAGTCAATGCCGATGTGGCGATTCACCCGCTTCATCAGGAATTTGCACCATTTACGACGATGACGACCGATATTAGTGCTGGCGGAGCGGCGGTCGTATTGCCGCCGCAATATCATCGCCAGCTGCTGCCTGGAATGGTCGTCGAAACATGGCTAGTGCTCGCAATGAGGTCAGGTGAATATCACTATTTAAAAGTAAAGGCGAAAATTGTTCGGACGTTTCAAAGCGAAAATGGCGTCTATAAGGCATCGCTGCAATTTTTAGACGTAGCTCCCCAGGATCGCGTGCGATTAATTCGCTATAGTTTTGAACGGCAATTAGAAGCAAAAAAGGCGGAAAACAGAGTGAATAAATGGGGGGAAAGCGTGGAATAA
- the ypeB gene encoding germination protein YpeB, with amino-acid sequence MIRNLLIGVLSLAVVGTAYWGYREHKEKNAILIHAENNYQRAFHDLAYQIDLLHDKIGTTLAMNSHASLSPALAEVWKIAAEAHSDVGQLPLSLLPFNKTQEFLAKIGEFSYRTAIRDLEKEPLTKEEYRTLQAFYKNAATIQQELRNVQHLVLKNNLRWMDVELALATNDRSSDNIIIDGFKAVEKNVDTFTKSSEFGPAFIGFENTEKGFVRAKGKTISKNEAKRIARSFLGLKGTETIKVTASGKGADERFYSLTIHDPKTKGDIYMDITAKGGYPIWVINSRPIGKQAISLHEAANRGMKFLQRHQFKNLELYDSSQYDNVAVLTFVTNENGIRIYPEAIKMKVALDNGTIVGFSARDYLSSSIKRPLAKPKLTMEQAKKKINPNLKIMEQRQAVIINDMNEPVLCYEFLGTLGEDTYQIFINANSGMEEQVERLQSTEPSYS; translated from the coding sequence ATGATACGGAATTTATTAATCGGCGTACTGTCACTTGCTGTGGTAGGAACAGCGTATTGGGGATACCGGGAGCATAAGGAGAAAAATGCAATCTTAATTCATGCGGAAAATAACTATCAGCGTGCTTTCCATGACTTAGCGTACCAAATTGATTTGCTGCATGATAAAATCGGAACAACGCTTGCCATGAATTCTCATGCTTCCTTGTCCCCGGCTTTAGCGGAAGTATGGAAAATCGCTGCCGAAGCTCACTCTGATGTCGGGCAATTGCCGCTCTCCTTGCTTCCGTTTAACAAAACGCAAGAGTTTCTTGCAAAAATAGGAGAATTCAGCTACCGGACAGCGATTCGCGATTTGGAAAAAGAGCCGCTTACGAAAGAAGAATATCGTACGCTGCAGGCGTTCTATAAAAATGCGGCAACCATTCAGCAAGAACTGCGCAACGTCCAGCATTTAGTATTAAAGAACAACCTGCGCTGGATGGATGTCGAATTGGCACTCGCCACGAACGATCGTTCCAGCGATAATATCATTATCGACGGGTTTAAAGCAGTGGAAAAAAATGTAGATACTTTTACGAAGTCGTCTGAATTTGGCCCGGCTTTTATTGGCTTCGAAAATACGGAAAAAGGTTTTGTCCGCGCAAAAGGAAAAACGATTTCGAAAAATGAAGCGAAACGCATTGCCCGTTCTTTTCTTGGATTAAAGGGCACGGAAACCATCAAAGTAACGGCAAGCGGAAAAGGAGCGGATGAACGCTTTTACAGTCTGACGATTCATGATCCGAAAACAAAAGGCGATATTTATATGGATATTACTGCAAAAGGCGGTTACCCAATTTGGGTGATCAATAGCCGTCCAATTGGCAAACAAGCGATTAGTTTACATGAAGCGGCAAATAGAGGGATGAAGTTTTTGCAGCGACATCAGTTTAAAAACTTAGAGCTTTATGATAGCTCCCAATATGATAACGTCGCTGTATTAACATTTGTGACAAATGAAAACGGAATTCGCATCTATCCAGAAGCAATTAAAATGAAAGTAGCTCTCGACAACGGAACGATTGTCGGCTTTTCTGCGCGCGATTATTTGTCTTCTTCCATCAAGCGCCCACTTGCGAAACCGAAATTGACGATGGAACAAGCAAAGAAAAAAATCAATCCGAATTTAAAGATTATGGAACAGCGCCAGGCCGTCATTATAAACGACATGAACGAGCCAGTGCTCTGTTATGAATTTTTAGGGACACTTGGAGAAGACACCTATCAAATTTTTATTAACGCAAACAGTGGAATGGAGGAACAAGTGGAAAGGCTGCAAAGCACAGAGCCAAGCTATAGTTAA
- the sleB gene encoding spore cortex-lytic enzyme: protein MVRKMQRYLWLGILIACLFFCIKPAEEAKAFSNQVIQRGAVGDDVIELQARLQYIGFYNGKIDGVFGWKTYWAVRNFQYEYGLPVDGLVGESTKVKLVKVSKYHEGFVKEQIRKGNEFTHYGGKPLSQQVKKNNRGGNGNRSVRATASNVPKGFSQNDIQLMANAVYGEARGEPYIGQVAVAAVILNRLEHPSFPDTVAGVIFQPGAFTAVADGQIWLTPNETAKKAVLDAINGWDPTGGAIYYFNPATATNAWVWNRPQIKRIGKHIFCK, encoded by the coding sequence ATGGTTAGGAAGATGCAGAGGTATTTATGGCTTGGTATTCTTATTGCTTGCCTGTTTTTTTGTATAAAACCGGCTGAAGAGGCAAAAGCATTTTCGAATCAAGTGATTCAGCGCGGGGCTGTTGGGGATGACGTCATCGAATTGCAGGCGCGGCTGCAATATATCGGATTTTACAACGGAAAAATTGACGGTGTTTTCGGCTGGAAAACGTACTGGGCAGTGCGCAATTTTCAATATGAATATGGGCTTCCGGTCGATGGCCTTGTCGGCGAGAGCACAAAAGTAAAACTAGTAAAGGTATCGAAATATCATGAGGGATTTGTGAAGGAACAAATTCGTAAAGGAAATGAGTTTACCCATTACGGAGGCAAGCCGTTAAGCCAGCAAGTCAAGAAAAATAATAGGGGCGGCAACGGAAACAGATCGGTAAGAGCGACAGCATCCAATGTGCCAAAAGGTTTTTCGCAAAACGATATTCAACTGATGGCAAACGCGGTATATGGGGAGGCGCGCGGGGAACCTTATATCGGCCAAGTCGCAGTGGCGGCGGTCATTTTAAATCGTCTTGAGCATCCTTCGTTCCCAGATACAGTGGCGGGCGTTATTTTCCAGCCAGGAGCATTTACGGCGGTAGCCGATGGACAAATTTGGTTGACTCCGAATGAAACAGCGAAAAAGGCGGTGCTCGATGCAATTAACGGCTGGGATCCTACCGGTGGAGCCATTTATTATTTCAATCCGGCCACCGCAACGAATGCATGGGTTTGGAATCGGCCGCAAATTAAACGGATTGGTAAACATATCTTTTGTAAATAA
- the prsW gene encoding glutamic-type intramembrane protease PrsW, which translates to MFALISSGIAPGIALLSYFYLKDEYETEPLSFVLRIFIIGALLVFPIMFIQYVFRVEGIAVSTVVRAFFLSGLLEEFVKWFIVYFFVYDHREFDEPYDGIVYSASVSLGFATMENILYLLANGVEVAVTRALLPVSSHALFAVIMGFYFGKAKFTRKKRRYLFLAFFLSFLLHGMYDFILLTQEKWSYYMVPFILLLWWVALRKVKQAKALHGYEKILSVKSQA; encoded by the coding sequence ATGTTCGCATTAATTTCCTCTGGCATTGCTCCAGGAATTGCGCTGCTTAGCTATTTTTATTTGAAAGATGAATACGAAACAGAACCGTTATCCTTTGTATTGCGAATATTTATCATCGGAGCGCTGCTGGTGTTTCCGATTATGTTTATTCAATATGTGTTTCGTGTCGAGGGGATTGCAGTTTCTACGGTCGTTCGTGCCTTTTTTTTGTCCGGATTGTTGGAAGAGTTTGTGAAATGGTTTATCGTTTATTTCTTTGTTTATGATCATCGTGAGTTTGATGAGCCATACGACGGCATTGTTTATAGCGCCAGTGTGTCGCTCGGGTTTGCGACGATGGAAAATATTTTGTATTTATTGGCGAACGGTGTGGAGGTTGCTGTAACGAGGGCGCTTTTGCCGGTTTCCAGCCACGCTTTATTCGCAGTCATCATGGGTTTTTATTTTGGCAAGGCAAAATTTACGAGAAAGAAACGGCGTTACTTATTTCTTGCGTTTTTTCTGTCTTTTCTGCTGCACGGAATGTATGATTTCATTTTGTTAACGCAGGAGAAATGGAGTTATTACATGGTTCCATTCATATTGTTATTATGGTGGGTTGCGCTTCGCAAGGTAAAACAGGCAAAAGCATTACACGGTTACGAAAAAATTCTTTCTGTAAAAAGTCAAGCATAA
- a CDS encoding asparaginase, producing the protein MKKILIIHTGGTISMKEDEETGAVRPDETHPLHDATPPLASLADIYVEELFHLPSPHMTPQEMLQLRNRIEEKIADEQMEGIVVTHGTDTLEETAYFLDLTVRTDVPIVVTGAMRSSNEIGADGLYNLISSVKVAISDEARGKGVLVVLNDEIHTAKNVTKTHTSNIATFQSPQYGPIGIVTKRGVFFHHAPTKRTTYPVHTISKNVILLKAYAGMDEAIFHAIQTLPLDGVVIEALGQGNLPPRAAQGVRSLLDAGIPVVLVSRCFNGIVQDIYGYEGGGKQLKEMGVIFSNGLNGQKARIKLLVALEITNNPQKLQEMFME; encoded by the coding sequence ATGAAAAAAATCCTAATTATTCATACAGGCGGCACCATTTCCATGAAAGAAGACGAGGAAACAGGAGCCGTACGCCCTGATGAAACACATCCGCTTCATGATGCGACTCCGCCATTGGCAAGTCTTGCTGATATTTATGTAGAAGAGCTGTTCCATTTGCCATCGCCGCATATGACGCCGCAGGAAATGCTGCAATTGCGCAATCGCATCGAGGAAAAAATCGCCGACGAACAAATGGAAGGCATTGTTGTTACACATGGAACAGACACCCTTGAAGAGACGGCGTATTTTTTAGATTTAACCGTGCGGACCGATGTGCCGATTGTCGTTACCGGCGCGATGCGCTCTAGCAACGAAATCGGCGCGGATGGGCTGTACAACTTAATTTCGTCAGTAAAAGTGGCGATAAGTGATGAAGCGCGCGGAAAAGGGGTATTGGTCGTGCTCAATGATGAAATCCACACAGCTAAAAACGTGACAAAAACACATACATCCAACATTGCGACATTCCAAAGCCCGCAGTACGGGCCGATTGGCATCGTCACAAAGCGGGGAGTGTTTTTTCACCACGCGCCGACAAAACGCACGACATATCCGGTTCACACGATATCGAAAAACGTGATTTTATTAAAAGCGTATGCAGGTATGGATGAAGCAATTTTTCATGCCATTCAAACGCTTCCGCTTGACGGAGTTGTCATTGAAGCGTTAGGGCAGGGAAATCTGCCTCCGCGCGCCGCTCAAGGGGTGCGTTCTTTGCTTGACGCCGGCATTCCAGTCGTTCTTGTATCCCGTTGCTTTAACGGAATTGTCCAAGACATCTATGGATATGAAGGAGGCGGTAAGCAACTGAAAGAAATGGGCGTCATTTTTTCCAATGGGCTAAACGGGCAAAAAGCGCGCATCAAACTGCTTGTCGCCCTGGAAATAACAAACAACCCGCAAAAACTGCAAGAAATGTTTATGGAATAA
- a CDS encoding YpdA family putative bacillithiol disulfide reductase produces the protein MVKEEKIIIVGGGPCGLAAAIALQDVGYRPLVIEKGNIVNSIYHFPIHQTFFSTSERLEIGGVPFITENRKPKRNQALAYYREVVARKQVRVQTFEEVKQVEKQNDGTFLVSTTKGQYRAEYVIVATGYYDNPNYMNVPGEELPKVTHYFKEAHPYFNTDCVVIGGKNSSVDAALELVKAGARVTVLYRGSGYSPSIKPWILPEFDSLVRKGIIKMEFNAHVKEITEDAVIYEVEGETKKIKNDFVFAMTGYHPDHNFLKKMGVKVDPETGRPFYNPETMETNVPGIFIAGVIAAGNDANEIFIENGRFHGGQIAACIVRREQEKQQ, from the coding sequence ATGGTAAAAGAAGAAAAAATCATTATTGTCGGCGGGGGGCCTTGCGGACTCGCTGCGGCGATTGCTTTACAAGATGTGGGTTATCGCCCATTAGTAATAGAGAAAGGAAATATCGTTAATTCCATTTATCACTTTCCGATTCATCAAACGTTTTTTAGTACGAGTGAGCGTCTTGAAATTGGCGGGGTTCCGTTTATAACAGAAAATCGAAAGCCAAAGCGCAATCAAGCGCTTGCCTATTACCGCGAAGTCGTCGCGCGAAAGCAAGTGCGTGTGCAAACGTTTGAGGAAGTGAAGCAAGTAGAGAAACAAAATGATGGAACGTTCCTTGTCAGCACGACAAAAGGACAATACCGCGCCGAATATGTCATTGTTGCGACAGGATATTACGACAACCCAAACTATATGAACGTGCCGGGGGAAGAGTTGCCGAAAGTGACCCATTATTTTAAAGAAGCGCATCCATATTTCAATACCGACTGCGTCGTTATCGGCGGAAAAAACTCGAGTGTTGATGCAGCGCTTGAACTTGTCAAAGCGGGGGCGCGCGTTACGGTATTATACCGGGGAAGCGGCTATTCGCCAAGCATTAAACCTTGGATTTTGCCGGAATTTGATTCTCTCGTGCGCAAAGGAATTATTAAAATGGAGTTTAACGCTCACGTAAAGGAAATTACCGAAGATGCTGTCATTTACGAAGTAGAAGGAGAAACGAAAAAAATCAAAAACGATTTTGTTTTTGCGATGACGGGATATCATCCCGACCATAATTTTTTGAAGAAAATGGGAGTAAAAGTCGATCCGGAAACGGGGCGGCCGTTTTACAATCCGGAAACGATGGAAACGAACGTCCCTGGCATTTTTATCGCCGGTGTCATTGCAGCGGGAAATGATGCTAATGAAATTTTTATTGAAAACGGCCGCTTTCACGGCGGGCAAATTGCTGCTTGCATTGTCAGACGGGAACAAGAGAAACAGCAATGA
- a CDS encoding Glu/Leu/Phe/Val family dehydrogenase, with protein sequence MVADKHTSEEKEQKEYDVLTATQIVIHRALEKLGYPEEVYELLKEPIRMLTVRIPVRMDDGTVKIFTGYRAQHNDAVGPTKGGVRFHPNVTEREVKALSIWMSLKCGIVDLPYGGGKGGIVCDPRTMSFRELERLSRGYVRAISQIVGPTKDIPAPDVFTNSQIMAWMMDEYSRIDEFNSPGFITGKPLVLGGSHGRETATAKGVTICIREAAKKRGIDLKGARVVIQGFGNAGSFLAKFMHDAGAKVIGISDVYGALYDPNGLDIDYLLERRDSFGTVTKLFKNTITNKELLELDCDILVPAAIENQITEENAPNIKASIVVEAANGPTTLEATEILTKRGILLVPDVLASAGGVTVSYFEWVQNNQGFYWTEEEVEERLEKVMVKAFNNVYEMAQTRRVDMRLAAYMVGVRKMAEACRFRGWV encoded by the coding sequence ATGGTAGCCGATAAGCATACCAGCGAAGAAAAAGAACAAAAAGAATATGACGTATTAACAGCAACGCAAATCGTTATACATAGAGCTCTGGAAAAGCTGGGATATCCGGAAGAAGTATACGAGTTGCTAAAAGAGCCGATTCGCATGCTGACAGTGAGAATTCCGGTGCGCATGGATGACGGTACGGTGAAAATTTTTACCGGCTACCGCGCCCAGCATAATGATGCGGTTGGTCCAACTAAAGGAGGCGTTCGTTTCCATCCAAACGTCACAGAGCGCGAAGTGAAAGCGCTATCTATTTGGATGAGTCTAAAATGCGGCATTGTCGATTTGCCATATGGCGGCGGAAAAGGTGGAATCGTTTGTGATCCGCGCACAATGTCTTTCCGTGAATTAGAGCGGTTAAGCCGCGGCTATGTGCGCGCGATCAGCCAGATCGTTGGTCCGACAAAAGACATTCCGGCGCCAGATGTCTTTACGAACTCACAAATTATGGCATGGATGATGGACGAATATAGCCGGATTGACGAATTTAACTCGCCTGGATTTATTACAGGAAAACCGTTAGTGCTAGGCGGCTCGCATGGGCGCGAAACTGCCACGGCAAAAGGAGTAACGATCTGTATTCGCGAAGCAGCGAAAAAACGCGGCATTGATTTAAAAGGAGCTCGCGTTGTCATCCAAGGCTTCGGGAATGCGGGCAGCTTTTTAGCGAAATTTATGCATGATGCCGGCGCGAAAGTCATCGGCATTTCCGATGTGTACGGGGCACTGTATGACCCGAACGGTTTGGATATCGATTATTTGCTGGAGCGCCGCGACAGCTTTGGCACAGTAACGAAATTATTTAAAAATACGATTACGAATAAAGAATTGTTGGAGCTCGACTGCGATATTTTAGTGCCGGCAGCGATTGAAAACCAAATTACGGAAGAGAACGCACCAAACATTAAAGCAAGCATTGTCGTGGAGGCGGCAAACGGCCCGACGACGCTAGAGGCGACGGAAATTTTAACAAAACGCGGCATTTTGCTCGTCCCGGACGTATTAGCAAGCGCGGGCGGCGTAACGGTTTCGTATTTCGAATGGGTACAAAACAACCAAGGATTCTATTGGACGGAAGAAGAAGTGGAAGAGCGACTAGAAAAAGTCATGGTGAAAGCGTTCAATAACGTATATGAAATGGCGCAAACACGCCGTGTCGATATGCGCTTGGCCGCTTATATGGTCGGCGTCCGCAAAATGGCGGAAGCGTGCCGGTTCCGCGGTTGGGTATAA
- a CDS encoding genetic competence negative regulator, which produces MRLERLTHNKIKIFLTFDDLMDRGLTKEDLWKDTFKVHQLFRDMIEEASEELGFEVNGSIAVEVYSLPAQGMVVIVTSEGEYDEMEEEFADDYIEMQVTLDESDDIFYEFQTFEDVIQLAHRLYAIGCLDGTLYSYQNRFYLHVAEEPPIPVDNFVALLAEFGSPSTITIHRVQEYGKKLIERRAIEQLVHYFPAD; this is translated from the coding sequence ATGCGTCTTGAACGCTTAACCCACAATAAAATTAAAATTTTCCTTACGTTTGACGATTTGATGGATCGCGGTTTAACGAAAGAGGATTTATGGAAAGATACGTTTAAAGTTCATCAATTGTTTCGCGATATGATTGAGGAGGCAAGCGAGGAACTCGGCTTTGAAGTAAACGGGTCGATCGCGGTGGAAGTATACTCTTTACCGGCACAGGGAATGGTTGTTATCGTAACAAGCGAGGGCGAGTACGATGAAATGGAGGAGGAGTTTGCCGACGATTATATTGAAATGCAAGTAACGCTCGATGAGAGCGATGACATATTTTACGAATTTCAGACGTTTGAAGATGTCATTCAGCTTGCTCATCGTCTGTACGCGATCGGTTGCTTAGACGGAACGCTTTATTCTTACCAAAACCGATTTTACTTGCATGTCGCGGAAGAACCTCCGATTCCGGTCGATAATTTTGTCGCTTTGTTGGCGGAGTTTGGCAGCCCTTCGACGATAACGATACATCGTGTGCAAGAATATGGTAAAAAGCTAATCGAGCGTCGAGCGATTGAACAACTCGTTCATTATTTTCCAGCAGATTAG
- a CDS encoding metallophosphoesterase: MVWIVFFAFLCILAYMWWEAHRNRVVHIELAFPQFPSSFRAFSIFFISDLHRRILAKKIVEEIKGKADIVLVGGDLTEKGVPAARVKENIRRLKMIGPVYFIWGNNDYEAEYDLHSLLLEEGVHILENSAVILQSPNGEKLALIGVEDMSKRRAKLDKALQGLDENAFRILASHNPKIVGRLRPEHRISLVISGHTHGGQIRFFSFGLYEKGGLKSVNGTAVYVSNGYGTTAIPLRFGAPAETNLITIRSLKEDKEKMLV, translated from the coding sequence TTGGTTTGGATCGTCTTTTTTGCTTTTCTCTGTATATTGGCTTATATGTGGTGGGAAGCGCATCGAAACCGCGTTGTTCACATTGAGCTGGCCTTTCCTCAGTTTCCAAGTAGTTTTCGGGCGTTTTCCATTTTTTTTATTTCCGACCTTCATCGACGGATATTGGCGAAAAAAATTGTGGAGGAAATAAAAGGAAAGGCGGATATTGTTTTAGTTGGCGGGGACCTTACGGAAAAAGGGGTGCCCGCCGCGCGTGTCAAGGAAAATATTCGCCGTTTAAAAATGATTGGACCAGTTTATTTTATTTGGGGGAATAATGATTACGAAGCGGAATATGATTTGCACTCGCTTTTGCTCGAGGAAGGAGTGCATATATTGGAAAATAGTGCTGTTATATTGCAATCCCCGAATGGCGAGAAGCTGGCTCTCATTGGCGTGGAGGATATGAGTAAACGGCGCGCAAAATTAGATAAAGCGCTTCAAGGGTTGGATGAGAATGCATTCCGCATCCTTGCTTCACATAACCCGAAAATTGTCGGGCGTCTTCGCCCTGAACATCGCATTTCGCTTGTGATCAGCGGCCATACGCATGGAGGGCAAATTCGTTTCTTTTCGTTTGGGCTCTATGAAAAAGGCGGTTTAAAAAGCGTGAACGGAACAGCTGTTTATGTCAGCAACGGATACGGGACGACAGCCATTCCGCTTCGCTTTGGAGCCCCTGCGGAAACGAATTTGATTACCATTCGTTCGTTGAAAGAAGATAAAGAAAAAATGCTTGTCTAA
- a CDS encoding spore coat associated protein CotJA: MFTTRKHYEPYVSPFDPCPPIRVKTFVTAPNQYVGFQPPNLPQFPLHEALQKGTLWKIFYDPYYGPYEMKTKGDGQ, from the coding sequence ATGTTCACCACACGAAAGCATTATGAACCATATGTAAGCCCATTTGACCCCTGTCCGCCAATTCGTGTCAAAACATTTGTCACCGCGCCGAACCAATATGTCGGATTTCAGCCGCCAAACTTGCCGCAATTCCCCTTGCATGAAGCGTTACAAAAAGGAACTCTTTGGAAAATTTTTTATGATCCATATTATGGCCCTTACGAAATGAAAACTAAAGGTGATGGACAATGA
- a CDS encoding spore coat protein CotJB: MKQMPPEYYELLEELQAVDFALVDLTLYLDTHPTDYQAIQQFNQLAQKRKQLKKQFESCYGPLQQYGNSYSNYPWNWNDSPWPWQV, from the coding sequence ATGAAACAGATGCCACCAGAATACTATGAACTTTTAGAAGAGCTTCAAGCAGTCGATTTTGCCCTCGTCGACTTAACGTTATACCTCGACACCCATCCTACCGACTACCAAGCCATCCAACAATTTAACCAGCTTGCGCAAAAACGGAAACAACTGAAGAAACAGTTTGAGTCCTGTTATGGTCCATTGCAACAATATGGAAACAGCTATTCCAACTATCCGTGGAACTGGAATGATTCTCCTTGGCCTTGGCAAGTATAG
- a CDS encoding manganese catalase family protein yields the protein MWIYEKKLQYPVRVSTCNPKLAKYLIEQYGGADGELAAALRYLNQRYTIPDKVMGLLTDIGTEELAHLEMIATMVYKLTKDATLEQLKEAGLDAHYVDHDRALFYHNAAGVPFTATYIQAKGDPIADLYEDIAAEEKARATYQWIINMSDDPDLNDGLRFLREREIIHAQRFREAVEILKEERDRKKFF from the coding sequence ATGTGGATTTATGAAAAAAAATTGCAATACCCTGTCCGTGTCAGCACATGCAACCCCAAACTGGCGAAATATTTAATTGAACAGTATGGAGGGGCGGATGGAGAACTCGCTGCCGCGCTTCGTTATTTAAATCAACGCTACACCATTCCTGATAAAGTAATGGGTTTACTCACAGATATTGGGACAGAAGAATTGGCTCACTTGGAAATGATTGCAACAATGGTATACAAATTAACAAAAGATGCCACCCTAGAACAGCTGAAAGAAGCAGGTCTTGATGCACACTATGTCGATCATGATCGCGCTTTATTTTATCATAATGCCGCCGGCGTTCCGTTTACGGCGACATACATTCAAGCGAAGGGGGATCCGATTGCCGATTTGTATGAAGATATTGCGGCGGAAGAAAAAGCGAGGGCTACTTATCAATGGATCATTAATATGAGTGATGATCCAGATTTAAACGATGGGCTTCGTTTTTTACGTGAACGTGAAATCATCCACGCCCAGCGTTTTCGTGAAGCAGTTGAAATTTTAAAAGAAGAGCGTGACCGGAAGAAATTTTTCTAA